The Nothobranchius furzeri strain GRZ-AD chromosome 17, NfurGRZ-RIMD1, whole genome shotgun sequence nucleotide sequence ATGTGGTTAATGTTTTATTCCAACATCTGCATAATCTTAATATTATTTCTAGTTtagctgtttttgttctgtttcatGCTTAAAACAGATACAGAAACCAAATTATGATTGACCTTTTATGGGTTTTAATTCGTCTACTTCTTTGTTAAATGTATTCACACTCTGATGGAAATCACACTTTTATTAGCACTCCACTATAAATAATCCCAAAGTGTGCGTATGTTTAAGACATGACCTAAACATTGTTTTTAAGTGTTATTTGTCACAGATTTTAAAGGGGTCAtagcatggaaaatccactttttgaagCTCCTTACCATGTGATATTGTTTTTCATCATGAGAAAAAACCCAAacccatttttggctgcattcatggattttcttgtttcagctgcaaatttggagttttactttgaaaatcctgtaaagcgTCAGTGGAAACTGCTTCtcgtcatcaggccctgctcctcacctggaagccagtctctggtctgaaacctgtctcccccATGGTCTCCCCTGGGCATTACAGGATGTGTGGCTTAGGCGGCTGGTGTCATGCAGCAGACTTGGTCGTGCGATGGTTAGTGTTAGGGCTGTCATGTGCAGGTTCTCTTCCCGGTCCGAGCAGTagctgttttcttcttttttagctaTGCTAGCCAGTATTACGTTTTCAgtcctttattggtaaactgctTACAAAGGAAGgactaatctgtttttttttttactttctttagccagtgtgagtccatgtgagatgagcagagtaaatcagctgaaatgaccaaattcaaagatctttaaagacacaaaatattttgcagaaaataataaataaagctaaaatataaaaacatgaaatctgcttcagctggctaaataaatgacTGCCACCACCTCCGGGAGTTGAACCCACAGGCCACATGGCAAAACTAAGGAAGCAAGCAGATGCCTGTAGGACTATCGTAACCAATGAAGGAAATTCTGTTGTAGGCACATTAGTTGGCGTGGGCGGAGCTTCAATGAAACGAAGCGTTTTATTTCCACGTATAAATTCAAGCTGAAGAAAATAAttcgtatttaagataaatgacatctcaataatgTCTACGGTGATATTTTCATGTTCTGCGCCTACCGTTGCTCTCaaatgtttaaaatagcatgattatGGAACCTTTagtatctttccggagtatttctcctgtctgatggcaccatctagtggctgaaaagcatatcacacaaacagTTTCTCCTTCCCTTTTTTAAGgtggcaacttcacgtttctagtttatttatgtccttctgtagctgacaaacagagctaaaacacgttgtattATTCCCATCTCATGTTGTGttttaatatatttatattttagagacttacttgtccgtgaaatgtTCATCAACActacatcagccgaggtattccttcaatttgaagcatgtaagcggtagtctacgCTATTGGTTAATTCTGGTCGGCACTCagcttcctattgcacggagctctgcggggcagggataCATGATGAGACGATCACTttcacggatttctgaaaaatcacacatgatttttgaaaggggaaaactccggaaagatactttaattaATTGACTCTGTCATGGAGGTTACGTGTGTTTTGCTGACGATGACGTCCATCCTCTCTTCAGATTTCTTTAGAGAACGACTATTTGGGCCCGAGGCGGGTTGAAGCTTTGAAACGGGAGGATTCTGACTGGCAGAAGAAAGCTCAAGAGGCCGTCGTCAACATCCAAGAGTTTACTGTAAAATACTTTGAGATCACGGCCAGAGCCCAGAAAGGTACTTTGTGCCAACTTCTGCCGATGCCGAGTCGATAAAGCAGCAGCTGAATGATTCTgttgaatcacacacacacacacacacacacacacacacacacacacacacacacacacacacacacacacacacacacacacacacacacacacacacacacacacacacacacacacacacacacacacacacactggtgtagtAATATTGGTTCTCTATCGACCTGTGTGTGGTTTTCAATCCCAGGGCTAATGTATTAATGAGACAGAACAGACAGTCATGCTCTGAATGAACAGTGACAGGAGGAATCAAGGACAACCTATTGATTCCTCAGTTCTGCCTGCAGACTCAGTTTGTGAGGTTGCTCTTGAACGTGTCCTTGTTTATCACACATCTTACCCATGAACTCAAGTTTTATTTAAGTCTTTTTCTATTAAATACGATGTAAACTTGGGTTTTAAGCTGTTGTCTGTGATGGAAATAGTTGTAATGACCAAACATGGCCAGTAGGTGTCTCTGTTTTGTTTCAGTGAGTAAATGCAGCAACATTCCCACTCATTGAGCATGCATTGGTTTTTGTGTTTAGGTGTGTATGAGCGTATGAAAGTGGACCAGAGAAAGTTTGGGAAGTCTTCGTGGACGGCAGCGGTGGAGCGGATGGAACGACTGCGCTTTTCGGTTGCCAAGGAAACCCTGCAGCTTCAGAGAGCCAGGGAGCTCAGCCTGGAGCAGAGGAAACACACTCTTAGAAAGGAGGTGCGGTGCACTTGACATCGTATCAGGCGTGATTTAGCACTTTGTGTTGTCTCCCTGCTGAGCTGTGATTCCCCCTTCAGATGCAGAGTCTGTGCAGCAGAGAGGACGCGATGGCCCTCCTGGACCACATGGAGACTCAGTACTAcgagctccagctgcagctgtatGACATCCAGGCGGAGATACTTCAGTGTGAGGAGTTACTCCTCACCGCTCAACTAGACAGCATTCGTAGACAGATGACGGGTATTTACAAAATTATGGGTTATTATTTGTCGTTTGCTAACGTGCTTCAAAGAAACAGTAACAATTCATTAGATTTAGcttttctttcataatttttctgTTTTTGAACAAAAACTTacacaaaaatgtattttatcaTGACACTTTTGACTCTTATTATGCACATTTGGTTAAATATTGCATCTTACCATTGCATAAGGTTTGAACACTCGTGAAAATATtctatttctgtgttttattttcacGAAATTCACCAAACAATCCACAAATGAGGAATCAGAAACACAAATTAATGTAGAAAATTATTCTAGACAACTCTTTTGTGTCCCAAAGTGTCTGTTTGTTTACGTATTTGTGCTTTCAGAGCGTCAGGATGAGGTTGTGTACTATGATACCTTTGAAAGTGCAGATGATATAACAGAAGATgacgcagcagagagagaggagcTGCACAGACTCCAGGCCAGCGCCCGACAGCTTGAGGCACGAAGGGGGCGCATCACTGCCAAGCGCTCCTATCTATGTAACAAAAGGGTGTGTGTCCAATTCACACTCTCATTTTTCTTCTTCAGTCATATCTTGGAGTCCACTGTAATTGTTAAACATCATTTTTTTTCCTGTGTTTGTTTCTTTAGGAGATCTGTGTAGCCAGCCACACACAGAAACAACAGAGGCGTCAAAGCATCCATAAGGAGgttaaatgctttttttttttgttcttttctgttACATGTTATATAAAAAGTTACTAGAAGTTCTTTTTTCTTGTTTACATGTTAAACATTTTTGAATCTCTAGCTGAAAAacgaagaggaagaagatgaggaaATGAAGAACAACAGAGTGAGCCAGGAGAGACAGAGGACTCTGGACAGGCTGCGCACTTTCAAACTGGTGTGTACCTCCGGTCTAATAGAAGTGTGTGATCTTATTTTGTGGTTCTCATTGCGATCACCtcctgtttgtctctgtgtgtctccgtCCAGCGGTATCCGGGTCAGGTGATTCTGAAGTCCACTCGTCTTCGTTCGTCTCACACCAGGAGAAAGGAGCGCGTCAGGAGCATGGACATCAGCTGCGTGAGTGAGAGGGAGGAGTGTGTGGACTCGGTCAGTGTCCAGACTCAGGATCAGCTGCCATGTCTCAGTACCAGCGTTCAGACAGACCCTAGCGCCACGCTCACCACTCAGCCCGTCGCAACGCTCACAGCCACAGCTCCTCCTCTGCCTGTGCCCAGTCTTGCTGACTCCTCCTGCTCTCCCTGCTCCTTCTCCTCCCTGCTGGCATcccccatctctcctccaccaccGCCTCCccctccacccccaccaccaACAAAGGATGAGTCGTTTCCTTTCGGGAGCACGGGTCAGTCGGATCAAAGAGCTGAGGGGAAGAGTGCAGAGGAGGAGCTGATGTTCTCCCCTCTTGGCCCGTTCATCCCTCGGTTCTTTGACAGCAGCCAGCTGGTGAGCGCACGGAAAAAGCTGAGGAAAACTCCCGAGTATGACTCCCACAACAGAAGAGGTACTAGTTCTTGACTGGAGTCTTCATAATAACAACCTTTAAGTGCACTCATGATCTGTTTCCTACTTCCTGTCACAGTGAGCTCTCCCATGGACGAGGTGCTGGCCTCTCTGAAGAGAGGAAGCTTCCATCTGCGGAAGGTCGATCAGCGATCCCTGCCTCCCACCAAGGATGATGACGACGACCCCAACAGCATCCTGGCTCAGATTCGCAAGGGGGTCAAACTTAGACGGGTTTCTTGTAAGAACATGAGAGAGCAGAAAGAGCTCCCTGCGTACACCGACCCGCTGACGAGGAGCATCCACGAGGCGCTGCGTCGCATCAAGGAGGCCTCGCCGGAGTCGGACTCAGATGATGATGGGCTGGCAGGTCCAGACTGGGAAAGCTAGGGCtcatcataacacacacacacacacacacacacgcacgcacgcacgcacgcacgcacgcacgcacgcacaagcacacacgcacaagcacacacgcacaagcacacacacacacacacaagcacacacacacacacacacactggaatgTGTAATGGAGCCAACACCAGACCAGAGGTTTATGATCAACTTGTCACTGTCATAAAGCATATGGTCTTATTTATTTATGATGTACGTCGCTGTGTTTCCATTTCTGTAATCAAATGTATGGAGgccatgtttatttttgtttcctaTCGGCCGCACCGTTAAACGTCTGCACTTAGCATTTTTATCACCGACGCACCGGCACTCGGCTAAAACGACACAGATGTACGGGAATTTATCAGAGCTGAGGATTTCAAACACGAAACCAAGGCTGCAGCAAAAATATGTTGCTGGTGTGATGGGTAATCTGGGGGTTTATGGGAGATTTAAAAATGAAGAGCAGATTAATCAGAGATTCAGACTGGGATTACTGGATTTACTGTCCAGACTGTAGACCGTTAAACCATCAAACATCATCCCACCACCAGTTCATCCGAGCCACATTCCAGTGATCCTTTCTTGTGTCTCCTGGGTGAATCAGACCCCGTAAGGCCCTCTGCTCATCTTCATCAGACAGATTTCTTTGAATACTTAATGATGCAAGGCTTCTTCCCCTCCCCCCACTCCTGTCCTTCAGCATCCCTGACTCCCAGCCCCAGTCTAGGTAAAGGAACCACCATGTTTTATGGTCCTCAGCAGAGCTGGAAGAACTTGTCACGTTTCATCTAGGTCTAGTAGGAGGTTAGACTCTCTTGCCTTCTTATTCATCTCTTGCAGCAGCACACAGATGGAGGTCTGTTACTCACAGTGACGGAGGTGAAAAAACACCAAACTCACAACCAATATGTGCAGAGGAGTCCTCTCACAGAGGAGATAATTAGTTCACTGGTAATTCTCAGCACTTTTCCCACAACATTTCTAGTTCACTAGTTGGCTGTTTTAATCCGTAGTGAGACGGCGGTGAGCGTGAAAACACAGagcagattgtggagaaggagctAAACGAGATTACAGTGATAACGAGCAGTGTGGGAATTCATGAAGAAAGATGTTTCATGAATGAATCTCAGCATTGTGCTCTTGCATTTAACTGCTTTGGTTTTAGTTTAGTGCTTTTTCTCCTGTGAGTTTAGGGAGAAACAGAAGCACATTAACAAAAGCACTGAGGATATTGTTGCAGCATGTTTGTACCAGAAGACCTTTTTGTTGCTGTCACCTATCTGTAGGAAGGCACGGGAACAGCTGTGGTATTTATGAGCGGGAAAGCTCAATACTTTAGATATTTTTGTTTTCTCTCGGCGTAAACCAGCTCTGGTACTGGAACGTCTGAGTGTCATCACAATGTTCTTCCATGGCACGCTGATCATGTAGCATGAGATTACAATCTTACCTCTGCCCGCCTCTAGTCCAGCTTTACTCAACAGTCTTCCCAAAAAGATGTCGGTTTTCGTGGTTCCGTTGCTCAGAAGCTCCAGAGAAAGGAGGCAACACCATTCCTGACTCTTGTCATGGGTTTGATACCTACCTTTGCAGGCTGTACATTTGCATCCATTTGCTTTTGTTTATATATGATTTCTTACTTTCTGCCTAATtgttttgtgatgtttttttCTTTGGAACGTTTTCTGCACACGCGTGTTATCCCCACAGGCTGACTATATTACAGCTTATCTACATACCAATGGATCCTTTGAGACGCTGTGCAATTTGACATAAGACAATACAAGAAAAGGGCATGGAGAAAAGTAAAAATCATAGCTGAAGATTAGATTGGTCACCTAAATGAATGAATTTAGCAATCTTTGCAAGTGTTTTTTACACCACAGTGTGTTCCAGAAGCACCTTATTTCTGCCTTGTGTCCTTGTGTCTTTTTCTttattctgattttttttatttacaacatTTCCTTTGGATTGGAATAAAATCATTAAAGCAGAAGAGATTGTTGAATTATTTCCttatccatccatttattttatttatccggGGGTCGGGTCGCATGGAaaccagcctaagcagagaggcctagaTTTCCCTCTCTCcagacacttgggccagctcctttggggcaatcccaaggtgttcccaggctgcacgagaaacatagtcccaccTTTGTGTTCTGGGTCTTCCCTTAAGTCTCCTCTcgattggacgtgcccagaaaacctcaccagggaggcgtccaggaagcacccTAAGCAAATGCCCTAGCTCCTCAGCTGGCTGCTCTTGATGTGGagcagcagcgggtctactccgagcccctcctggatgacggcttctcaccctatcactaGGGAAgatcccagccaccctgcggagaaaactcatttgacCCTTTgaatctgcgatctcattctttcgatcactacccaaagctcgtgaccatatacTGTATGAGGGTAGGAATAGATTGACCAgtacatcgagagctttgcctttcagctcagctctctcttcactacaacagaccggtacaacgcccacatcatttCAGATGCAGCAGCAATCTGCTCATCGATCTACCACTCCATcttaacaagaccccgagatacttagacTCCTCCACTGACCTGGAGATGCACTCTatgcttttctgactcaagaccatggcctcagatttggaggagctgattctcatcctggCAGCTATTATTGTTATAAAAAATTCATTATTAAAACACAAAATGTTTAGGTTTGTACCTGAATTCATCACAAAAAGACAAATCTCACCAGTCTACAAACACAGTTAGCCTGAGGTACCTCTTTAATGTCATGAGTTCAAAATTACTTTAAATAGTCAAAAATATTGCCAGTCTGCTCATACCTCtaaatacaataataataataataataatacctacATTGAAATACCATAAGTTACAAAACAAGAGAATGAAAAGCTTCTTATCCACTACTGTACAAAGGCATTCATGAACAATAGCAATAATATTAAGGTATTCAGTCGCTGCCACTCAGATCAACACAGTTACATCTGACACCGAACAGGTAACGTTCCCCTTAAGGAGACTTATTCTGGTGCATCATCCCCCTTATATACTGGACAAACATTATGGGTTATAACAGGTTTTGTTTGCGATTTCCATGGTGGCCCTACAGGCGTTTGCCCACATGGATTTTACCAGGGCAAAAATTAGTTTTTAGAGGGAGCCAGATGGAGTCTATTAAAATCTTTGTGGGGCCACATTGGAAACTGCGGACAAAACCTGTTGGGACCCATACTAATTTCCTGCATATATTCCATATGGGGCCTCACCtatgtatttaaaaataattttataagtttaTTTTAAGATTTGCCATTATTTGAGTGTGTTCTCATTGTGTTACCCAACTCAGGCCAGATGCTAAAGGGTAAATGCACAACAATAAGTCCCTACAAGGTGTCCCTGTGtttgattcatccatccattcatttacaTTGCCGGCGTGAGTAGAAAGTTGAAGAGTTCCATATTTATATCGTtattatattaaaaaataaaccaaaaagaaTAGAAACTGATTAGAGATCAGTGTTCACCTGTTAAGAGTGATAATCAGTGGCCAGTTTCACTTGAAGGTGGAGATTTACAGCCATGGAGATGACACTCTGTGAGCCCTTCTGCACTACTCCGACCTCACGGGGCTGCCACACAGTTTAGCGGTCAACAGTAGAACACTTTCTGCTGGAAACAGGTTTGCTTTGACCTTTCTGGATGGGTCCACTGAGTAGAGTACCTGATAGAGTTGGTGTCGTATAGAGCCTGTCTGAtattgctcagtgtgtgtgtgtgtgtgtgtgtgtgtgtgtgtgtgtgtgtgtgtgtgtgagagagagagagagagagagagagagagagagagagagagagagtatgtgTGTATTAGCCGTAGGCCTCTTTTGGACACACACCCCACACTGAGTTTGGCAGGAAGACAGGTCAGTTGTCTGTGATGGCGGAAGCAGTCTGGATACAAGAATTTCAAATTTCTGTGTTGCATGAAAACGCCTCTGGAAGATTCATCTTTCATGTAGGACTTTTTAATAAGATGTGATTAAACAGAAGTCCTTTGTTTTTGCTTAAGAAGTGTATCAACTCCATTTCCCAGCAGCCCTGTGACTCCCAGCTGTGGAACGGCCACTGCAGGCCCTAAAGGTCGGACTTGTCGGATCCCGCTTACGTTCTTCTGGCAGCCCAAGCTCAAACGTGGGTTCTCCTGCTCTCTTTACAGCGAGTCACTTCGGATCCAAGCCTCTGCTTGTTAGAggacaattttttttattcaggGATTTGGCAGCTTTGGATCGGTCCTTTAAGTCAATTATTTCTACCAGACTTCCAACATTCCCACAGGAGGGGAAGTTTAGAGAGAATGAATGTGTAAGTAGGTGTTCTATGGTGCAGCTCTTCCAGTCAAACAGCAGGTGGCACCAAGACTCAGTTCTTGTGTCAGTTGggttgggttgggggggggggttaagatGCAGTGCACCATGATGGGCATCTCCACGACTGAGTTCAGCGAAGGTTAAGCCAACAACAGCCCATCAGAAAGCAAGCTGAGGTAGTCTCTGCATCATCGTCACTACAGGACGGCTCGCAATCAGAAGAGACTTGACGTTTGTATGGTCAAAGGTGGAATCAGCTCTTCGTGTACGAGCTTTTGAACGTGGGCAGTGCAGTGTCTAGGTGGTTATGTGGATGTGGGGGTGTTTCGTGGAGACGAGAGGCAATGTGGGTGGGGTAAGGGTTAAATTATCGTATGGCTCTGTGATTTTTAGGAACCTCTGTCTCCTAGCTGGCCTCCTCTATGAGTCGAGCCAAGGTGTCTCTGAGCTCTGTCAGCTCGAAGATCTTTCCATCAAGCAGCTCCAGCAGCGTCCGCAGGCTCTTCCTGAAGTTCTCCTGCTCTTCCTGGGTCTCCTCCAGTCGCTGCTCAGCTCCTgccagctgctcctccagcacTCGGCTGCGTAGCTCCGTCTCCTGAGGACAAAGATGAAGCTGTCAGTGTTCTGGTGCCACGAGGTAGACATTAGATCCACCCGTCACGTAAGAGAGAGGTTTACCTCAAGCTTCTGAGTGAGAGTATCTTTCTGCTCCATCAGGTCATTCATGTTTTCTAGTTCTTCTTTTAACTTTTCCATTTCCTGGAATAAATTAAATTGGATTAAAGTTTGTGTGCCAACTGGGAACATCAGCCTTTCTCACACACAGCTAACCTCTTCTTTGTCCCGGAGCACATTCTCAAGCTCTTCTATGGTCTGGTTCAGTTCCGTCTTCTGGGATTTGATCACTGGGGTCTGGTTACTCTGGCACTCAAGCTCCGTCACCTACAAAGACCAGATCTTGGTTGTAATCACCACAAACTGGATCCCTTTTTTATTTCCACTCCTGTCATCTGCTCCTCTCATCCTGACTTCACAGCATCCCCTTCCAAACAAGTACTGGTATTTGATCAGAATAGTTTAATCACACATGAAAACAAACAAGCACCCGCTTGTGTAGTCTCTCTGCCTCCTCTTGGTAGGCGGccagttgctgtttccactgttTGACGTTGGCTGTGGATTCCAGCAGCGCTGCTGTTAGCTTGGCGTTGTTCCCCTTTAGTGCCTCCAGCTCAGCCTCCCAGTGTTTTGTCATGGCCGGGCTGCAAAACACAGGAACATACAGAAGATGCTGTCAGTTTGACAACAGTAAGTTTTTGTGTTTGGGGATGGAAGCTGGAAAAAGATGCGCAAACAACAGAGAACTGAGGCCCATTTGTAACTTTCTATCCTTTCATTTACCATTTAGTGTTTTTTGTGAGGTTTTTACCCTCATCAAACCCAAACAGCAATGACAAGTACGAGTACCAGTCCAAAACCACCCAGAATGTCACAAATAATCCCACAGCATAACTCAGCATCATTCTGTCTTCTCTAATTTCCTCTAGTTTTATGATCAAAGATCCTGCAGTGACACACTGAAATGTGCACAATGCCTCAAGGAGGCTTAGAAGACAGAGTAAAGGAAGTAAAATATTCTTTATTGCTGTGATGAGGCTGCCCTTGTTTGTGAGACTCACAATTCGGATCTTCTGTCTGAGAAAAAAGAAGATTACAACAAATCAGAGTCATCTGAGCCGAACAGGAGAGGCAAACTTCAGTGGGTTGGGTCTGAAGGTCAAAAAGGTTTAGGGCCAGCGAGATGTAATCACACAGAAAACAACACAATAATGTCCAAAACATAAAATGGCCATACTTATCTCACAAACGTCATTATTAACTGATTGTTTCTATTAGTTTATTTCTATTAGACGAGaggtctgtaattttcatcatatgtacagggagtgcagaattattaggcaaatgagtattttgtccacatcctcttcatgcatgttgtcttaccccaagctgtataggctcgaaagcctactaccaattaagcatattag carries:
- the LOC107393909 gene encoding junction-mediating and -regulatory protein isoform X1 → MFHHSADMSFTMEDSLESGWVAVRPNAFEEKEKHKFVFIVAWNEVEGKFAITCHDRTVQRRSFGRDPLAELSLDDGDKAKLSEGTRRDKVSRSSSKAASDATPKSPVRTQTAGPDAEVLEEDKLSPSLDSLDLQELNNLSREGCSWAGLFSFQDFRAIHQQLCSVNSALEPFLPVFPEEPAGMWTVLFGPAEVPETEMDQLCHSLQVYLGHALDTCGWKILSQVLFTEKDDPDEYYESLSELRQSGYEEALSRASRHLQELLEKHRSTDSMVELLELYEEEDQAYGGVLEASTQLHQYLLQPFRDMRELAMLRRQQIKISLENDYLGPRRVEALKREDSDWQKKAQEAVVNIQEFTVKYFEITARAQKGVYERMKVDQRKFGKSSWTAAVERMERLRFSVAKETLQLQRARELSLEQRKHTLRKEMQSLCSREDAMALLDHMETQYYELQLQLYDIQAEILQCEELLLTAQLDSIRRQMTERQDEVVYYDTFESADDITEDDAAEREELHRLQASARQLEARRGRITAKRSYLCNKREICVASHTQKQQRRQSIHKELKNEEEEDEEMKNNRVSQERQRTLDRLRTFKLRYPGQVILKSTRLRSSHTRRKERVRSMDISCVSEREECVDSVSVQTQDQLPCLSTSVQTDPSATLTTQPVATLTATAPPLPVPSLADSSCSPCSFSSLLASPISPPPPPPPPPPPPTKDESFPFGSTGQSDQRAEGKSAEEELMFSPLGPFIPRFFDSSQLVSARKKLRKTPEYDSHNRRVSSPMDEVLASLKRGSFHLRKVDQRSLPPTKDDDDDPNSILAQIRKGVKLRRVSCKNMREQKELPAYTDPLTRSIHEALRRIKEASPESDSDDDGLAGPDWES
- the LOC107393909 gene encoding junction-mediating and -regulatory protein isoform X2, whose product is MFHHSADMSFTMEDSLESGWVAVRPNAFEEKEKHKFVFIVAWNEVEGKFAITCHDRTVQRRSFGRDPLAELSLDDGDKAKLSEGTRRDKVSRSSSKAASDATPKSPVRTQTAGPDAEVLEEDKLSPSLDSLDLQELNNLSREGCSWAGLFSFQDFRAIHQQLCSVNSALEPFLPVFPEEPAGMWTVLFGPAEVPETEMDQLCHSLQVYLGHALDTCGWKILSQVLFTEKDDPDEYYESLSELRQSGYEEALSRASRHLQELLEKHRSTDSMVELLELYEEEDQAYGGVLEASTQLHQYLLQPFRDMRELAMLRRQQIKISLENDYLGPRRVEALKREDSDWQKKAQEAVVNIQEFTVKYFEITARAQKGVYERMKVDQRKFGKSSWTAAVERMERLRFSVAKETLQLQRARELSLEQRKHTLRKEMQSLCSREDAMALLDHMETQYYELQLQLYDIQAEILQCEELLLTAQLDSIRRQMTDDITEDDAAEREELHRLQASARQLEARRGRITAKRSYLCNKREICVASHTQKQQRRQSIHKELKNEEEEDEEMKNNRVSQERQRTLDRLRTFKLRYPGQVILKSTRLRSSHTRRKERVRSMDISCVSEREECVDSVSVQTQDQLPCLSTSVQTDPSATLTTQPVATLTATAPPLPVPSLADSSCSPCSFSSLLASPISPPPPPPPPPPPPTKDESFPFGSTGQSDQRAEGKSAEEELMFSPLGPFIPRFFDSSQLVSARKKLRKTPEYDSHNRRVSSPMDEVLASLKRGSFHLRKVDQRSLPPTKDDDDDPNSILAQIRKGVKLRRVSCKNMREQKELPAYTDPLTRSIHEALRRIKEASPESDSDDDGLAGPDWES
- the homer1b gene encoding homer protein homolog 1b isoform X3, translating into MGEQPIYSTRAHVFQIDPNTKKNWLPASKHAVTVSYFYDSTRNVYRIISLDGTKAIINSTISPNMTFTKTSQKFGQWADSRANTVYGLGFSTEHHLSKFAEKFAEYKEAARLAKEKSQEKMEMATSPSQESPAGELSSPLTPVTPPMESINGTDDICDTTPNSDPRPEPTQNALAFAHSPAMTKHWEAELEALKGNNAKLTAALLESTANVKQWKQQLAAYQEEAERLHKRVTELECQSNQTPVIKSQKTELNQTIEELENVLRDKEEEMEKLKEELENMNDLMEQKDTLTQKLEETELRSRVLEEQLAGAEQRLEETQEEQENFRKSLRTLLELLDGKIFELTELRDTLARLIEEAS